One Nitrospira sp. genomic region harbors:
- a CDS encoding NAD-dependent malic enzyme, which produces MTTDDIGPYSNYRLTVRLALLNKPGIFAKVAGLLAEEGANLGAVDIVSANAERMIRDITFDVQNEAHGEHVLERLEALPEVNVLSASDRIFLLHLGGKIRVQSKVPVNTRNVLSMIYTPGVGRVCQAIAKDPSKAYAFTIKSNSVAVVTDGSAVLGLGNLGPAAALPVMEGKVMLFKELAGIDAWPICVATQDPDEIIRIVRGIAPGFGGINLEDISAPRCFEIERALKTSLDIPVMHDDQHGTAVVLLAALTNALKVVGKRMEDVRIVVNGLGAAGTACCRILLAAGASHLIGCDKEGIVLMGDAEELRTCRTDLHACIRRDQPRGTLHDALKGADVFIGLSVGNVLNREDLERMNQDRIVFAMANPDPEIEPKVGDEASRIFATGRSDFPNQINNALSFPGIFRGALDVQASEINEAMKLAAAEAIAGCVPAEALSEDYIIPSVFDRDVVPRVAKAVAAAARATGVARRRIRIDDDLR; this is translated from the coding sequence ATGACCACCGATGACATCGGTCCCTATTCCAACTACCGCCTGACCGTCCGCCTCGCACTCCTCAACAAACCGGGTATCTTCGCAAAAGTCGCCGGCCTGCTGGCCGAAGAGGGGGCCAACCTCGGGGCCGTGGATATCGTGTCAGCCAATGCCGAACGCATGATCAGGGACATTACCTTCGACGTGCAGAATGAGGCCCACGGAGAACATGTCCTCGAACGCCTCGAAGCCCTGCCGGAAGTGAATGTGCTCTCGGCATCCGACCGGATTTTCCTCCTCCATCTGGGAGGAAAGATCAGAGTCCAGAGCAAAGTCCCGGTCAATACGCGCAACGTCCTCTCGATGATCTACACTCCCGGCGTCGGACGCGTCTGCCAGGCCATCGCGAAAGACCCCTCGAAAGCCTATGCCTTCACGATCAAGAGCAATAGCGTGGCCGTCGTCACCGACGGGTCTGCGGTACTGGGTTTGGGCAATCTCGGTCCCGCCGCCGCGCTTCCGGTGATGGAAGGCAAGGTCATGTTGTTCAAGGAATTGGCGGGCATCGACGCCTGGCCGATTTGTGTTGCCACCCAGGACCCTGATGAAATCATCCGCATCGTGCGCGGCATCGCCCCCGGTTTCGGCGGCATCAACCTGGAAGACATCAGTGCCCCGCGTTGCTTTGAAATTGAACGCGCACTCAAGACATCCCTCGACATTCCCGTCATGCACGACGATCAACATGGCACGGCCGTTGTCCTCCTGGCTGCGCTCACCAATGCCTTGAAGGTGGTCGGAAAACGGATGGAAGATGTCCGGATCGTCGTGAACGGTCTGGGCGCGGCCGGAACCGCCTGTTGCCGCATTTTGCTTGCCGCCGGGGCATCCCATCTCATCGGGTGCGACAAAGAAGGCATCGTGCTGATGGGTGATGCGGAGGAACTGCGAACCTGCCGCACCGATCTTCACGCCTGCATCCGTCGGGATCAGCCGCGCGGGACGCTCCACGATGCCTTGAAGGGCGCCGACGTGTTCATCGGGCTCTCCGTGGGCAATGTGCTGAACCGGGAGGATCTCGAACGGATGAATCAGGACCGGATCGTCTTCGCGATGGCCAACCCCGATCCGGAGATCGAACCGAAGGTGGGCGATGAGGCCTCACGGATCTTTGCCACCGGACGGTCGGACTTTCCCAACCAGATCAACAACGCCCTGTCGTTTCCCGGAATTTTCCGCGGGGCGCTCGACGTGCAAGCCAGCGAGATCAACGAAGCCATGAAGCTGGCGGCGGCCGAGGCTATTGCCGGTTGTGTGCCGGCCGAAGCCCTGTCGGAGGACTACATCATCCCCAGCGTGTTCGATCGCGACGTGGTGCCGCGCGTCGCGAAGGCAGTGGCCGCGGCTGCACGCGCAACCGGCGTGGCCCGCCGCCGTATCCGGATCGA